In the Flavobacterium acetivorans genome, one interval contains:
- the tnpB gene encoding IS66 family insertion sequence element accessory protein TnpB (TnpB, as the term is used for proteins encoded by IS66 family insertion elements, is considered an accessory protein, since TnpC, encoded by a neighboring gene, is a DDE family transposase.) yields MLGLSAGVRYHMCCTLVDMRKGFDGLSGLVRNYLNQNPQTGDVFVFLNKSKTHIKLLYWDGDGFAIFYKRLEQGRFDFLTSDSVSRELKREELLLVLGGLKLRDFKQKKRYKTAEK; encoded by the coding sequence ATGCTGGGCTTGAGTGCAGGTGTTCGCTATCACATGTGCTGTACTTTGGTGGATATGCGAAAGGGTTTTGACGGACTTTCGGGCTTGGTTCGGAATTATCTGAACCAAAACCCTCAAACGGGCGATGTTTTTGTTTTTTTGAACAAATCCAAAACCCATATCAAACTGCTGTATTGGGACGGCGACGGATTTGCGATTTTCTACAAACGACTAGAACAAGGAAGGTTTGATTTTTTGACAAGCGATTCGGTTTCAAGGGAATTAAAAAGAGAGGAATTGCTACTGGTTTTGGGTGGTCTTAAATTGAGAGATTTCAAGCAAAAAAAGAGATACAAAACAGCCGAAAAATAA